A part of Vulcanisaeta moutnovskia 768-28 genomic DNA contains:
- the cutC gene encoding glyceraldehyde dehydrogenase subunit gamma: MGMATTLKVGPEERVRIRVKVNGVWYERDVEPRKLLVHFLREDLGLTSVHVGCDTGHCGACTVIMNGISVKSCQVLAVQADGAEILTLEGLTKDGKLHPIQEAFWEKHALQCGYCTPGFVMETYWLLSENPNPTEEDIRRGLSGNLCRCTGYQNIIEAVKLAIQKLKELKAV, encoded by the coding sequence ATGGGCATGGCAACAACACTTAAGGTTGGACCTGAGGAGAGGGTTAGGATTAGGGTTAAGGTTAATGGTGTTTGGTATGAGAGGGATGTAGAGCCTAGAAAATTGCTTGTCCACTTCCTGAGGGAGGACCTTGGGCTTACGAGCGTGCATGTTGGTTGCGATACTGGGCATTGTGGTGCATGCACGGTTATAATGAATGGCATTAGTGTTAAGTCCTGCCAAGTACTTGCCGTTCAGGCTGATGGTGCTGAAATACTGACGCTTGAGGGCCTGACTAAGGATGGTAAGTTACACCCAATACAGGAGGCTTTTTGGGAGAAGCATGCACTACAGTGTGGTTATTGTACACCGGGCTTCGTAATGGAGACCTATTGGTTATTAAGCGAGAATCCAAATCCAACGGAGGAGGATATTAGGAGGGGTCTGTCAGGGAATTTGTGCAGGTGCACTGGCTACCAGAATATTATTG
- the cutB gene encoding glyceraldehyde dehydrogenase subunit beta, with translation MYPPKFGYIRVASLDEAVKVLETDENAKILAGGQSLMPMLKFRLIRPSYLVDINRVSNLSYISIESDKIRIGALARHHQVEVNRDLWKIYPALLETAVQIGDPQIRNLGTMAGSLAHADPAADWPATLIALRASVKILGSSGTREVPVEDFITGPFTTALGKGEVISEIVIPRLSGNIKSSYVKLERKAGDFAVVGVAVTLRLSSEGYVEDASIGITAAGPRPFRARETEKALIGRKLTDDVIEEAAERAMKESSPISDIRGSAEYKRAMVKVITRRAIKNALSR, from the coding sequence GTGTATCCTCCAAAATTCGGTTATATAAGGGTCGCATCATTGGATGAGGCCGTAAAGGTCCTTGAGACTGACGAAAATGCGAAAATACTTGCTGGAGGGCAGAGTCTCATGCCCATGCTCAAGTTCAGGTTAATTAGACCTTCGTATTTAGTGGATATTAACAGGGTATCTAACCTATCGTATATAAGCATTGAGAGCGATAAAATACGGATTGGCGCATTGGCTAGGCATCACCAAGTAGAGGTTAATAGGGATCTTTGGAAGATATACCCAGCACTGCTTGAAACGGCGGTGCAGATTGGCGACCCACAGATCAGGAATCTCGGCACAATGGCTGGTTCCTTAGCCCACGCAGACCCAGCGGCTGATTGGCCGGCAACTTTAATTGCGCTTAGGGCATCCGTAAAGATACTCGGCTCATCAGGGACTAGGGAGGTTCCTGTTGAGGACTTCATAACAGGTCCATTCACCACCGCATTGGGTAAAGGCGAGGTGATTAGTGAAATAGTGATACCGAGGCTTAGTGGTAATATTAAGTCGTCGTACGTGAAGCTTGAGCGTAAGGCAGGTGATTTCGCAGTGGTAGGCGTCGCAGTAACGCTTAGACTTAGTTCTGAGGGTTACGTAGAGGACGCAAGCATTGGCATTACGGCTGCAGGCCCTAGGCCGTTTAGGGCTCGTGAGACTGAGAAGGCCTTGATTGGGCGTAAATTAACGGATGATGTTATTGAAGAAGCTGCTGAGAGGGCTATGAAGGAGTCGAGTCCAATAAGTGACATTAGGGGTTCAGCCGAGTATAAGAGGGCGATGGTTAAGGTAATTACTAGGAGGGCGATTAAGAATGCCCTGTCGAGGTGA
- the cutA gene encoding glyceraldehyde dehydrogenase subunit alpha translates to MPYVGARIKRIEDPKFITGSARYVDDMVVPGTLYMAILRSTVPHARLLRIDYEDASRIPGVVGVITGLNIKVENRPRNFPMAKDEILYVGQPIAAVIAEDRYKAYDALDYIQVDYEPLPTVIDPEKALTDDVKAVEGENNLGYRKTYRAGNPEVEFSRSDVVIETKLEIGRVYPAAMEPRGLLAVYQEGRLTVYASTQAPHYMRKFLLNAFRDHVSDIRVIQADTGGAFGSKMFPYPEDYIVAYASIIYRRPVKWVATRREDLLSTYHSRAQIHRIKAGFTRRGEWRALIDELIIDLGAATHGYYLADITSTLISGPYKVRDILVEVYGVRTNKTPLDQYRGAGRPEAAFVYERIMDMAADELKMDPIEIRRRNLVTELPYTNPFGHKYDSGNYLHLLSIAEGYYRDFERRVEELRKQGRRVGVGLSFYIEQNNFGPWESASIRVKSDGKILVIIGAAPHGQGDATAIAQIVADELGIDMNQVEVSWGDTELIGEGFGTFGSRTLTLAGNAALLAVRKLKDRLRRVGAALMGINYEDVIYESGYVKDTKTGKSLSIRDIANALTASVGGTWSYGVEPSLEDSAYFGLSNYTYPYGSHIALVEVTEEGLVKVLDYVAIDDIGFVINPMLAEGQVIGGVVQGFGEVALEEVKYDNDGNPLTQTFSEYWIPSIMESFNAKWHYLEEGKSNAPLPTKGIAEGPLIGVLPALTRAVENAVGRRITKIPIDPSLLIK, encoded by the coding sequence ATGCCATACGTCGGTGCACGTATTAAGAGGATTGAGGATCCTAAGTTCATCACGGGTAGCGCTAGGTATGTTGATGATATGGTGGTTCCAGGGACACTCTACATGGCGATATTGAGGAGCACCGTCCCCCATGCAAGGCTGTTGAGGATTGATTATGAAGATGCATCAAGAATTCCGGGCGTTGTTGGTGTTATAACGGGGTTGAATATTAAGGTTGAGAATAGGCCGAGGAACTTCCCGATGGCTAAGGATGAGATCCTATATGTTGGTCAACCAATAGCTGCGGTGATTGCTGAGGATAGGTATAAGGCCTATGATGCCCTCGATTACATCCAGGTTGATTATGAGCCATTACCCACCGTTATTGATCCTGAGAAGGCACTAACCGATGATGTTAAGGCTGTCGAGGGAGAAAACAATCTCGGTTATAGGAAGACCTACAGAGCCGGTAATCCCGAGGTTGAGTTTTCAAGGAGCGATGTGGTGATAGAGACCAAGCTTGAAATTGGCAGGGTTTACCCAGCGGCGATGGAGCCCAGGGGATTATTGGCTGTGTATCAGGAGGGTAGGTTAACAGTTTATGCATCAACACAGGCGCCGCATTATATGCGTAAGTTCCTCCTTAATGCGTTCAGGGATCATGTTAGCGATATAAGGGTTATACAGGCAGACACAGGTGGTGCCTTTGGCTCAAAGATGTTCCCATACCCTGAGGACTACATAGTTGCCTATGCAAGCATTATTTATAGAAGGCCCGTTAAGTGGGTCGCCACTAGGCGTGAGGACTTACTAAGCACGTACCATAGCAGGGCCCAGATACATAGGATTAAGGCTGGGTTCACAAGGAGAGGTGAGTGGAGGGCATTAATTGATGAATTAATAATAGACCTGGGCGCTGCGACTCATGGTTATTACTTAGCTGATATAACATCCACGTTAATAAGTGGGCCTTACAAGGTTAGGGATATCCTGGTTGAGGTTTATGGCGTTAGGACGAATAAGACCCCACTCGATCAGTATAGGGGTGCAGGTAGGCCTGAGGCTGCCTTTGTGTATGAGCGGATAATGGATATGGCAGCTGATGAACTTAAAATGGACCCAATAGAGATTAGGAGGAGGAATTTAGTGACGGAGTTACCGTACACAAATCCCTTCGGTCATAAGTATGATAGTGGTAATTACCTACATCTACTTAGTATTGCTGAGGGTTATTACAGGGATTTTGAGAGGAGGGTTGAGGAGTTGAGGAAACAAGGTAGGAGAGTTGGTGTTGGCTTATCATTTTACATAGAACAGAACAACTTTGGGCCGTGGGAATCGGCCTCCATTAGAGTTAAGTCTGATGGCAAGATCCTCGTTATAATAGGCGCGGCACCTCATGGACAGGGCGATGCAACAGCAATAGCTCAGATAGTCGCTGATGAACTCGGCATTGACATGAACCAGGTGGAGGTTTCGTGGGGTGACACTGAGTTGATTGGCGAGGGCTTTGGCACGTTTGGTAGTAGGACGCTTACTTTGGCTGGTAATGCCGCGTTGCTTGCCGTGAGGAAGCTTAAGGATAGGTTAAGGAGGGTTGGTGCAGCATTGATGGGCATTAATTATGAGGATGTAATCTACGAAAGCGGCTATGTCAAGGATACCAAGACTGGGAAATCCCTTAGCATTAGAGATATAGCTAATGCGTTGACGGCGAGTGTTGGTGGTACGTGGTCTTACGGAGTTGAACCATCGTTAGAGGACTCGGCATACTTCGGTTTAAGTAATTATACGTATCCATACGGCTCGCACATAGCCCTTGTTGAAGTTACTGAGGAAGGTTTGGTTAAGGTTCTTGATTATGTGGCTATTGATGATATTGGTTTTGTGATTAATCCAATGCTTGCCGAGGGTCAGGTAATTGGTGGGGTTGTTCAGGGCTTTGGTGAGGTCGCTCTCGAGGAGGTTAAGTATGATAATGATGGTAACCCACTAACGCAAACCTTTAGTGAGTACTGGATACCAAGCATAATGGAGTCCTTCAATGCCAAGTGGCATTACCTTGAGGAGGGAAAATCCAATGCACCATTACCCACTAAGGGCATTGCTGAGGGACCGTTAATCGGAGTATTACCAGCATTAACGAGGGCTGTGGAGAATGCCGTGGGCAGGAGAATCACGAAAATACCCATTGATCCATCATTATTGATTAAGTAA
- the leuS gene encoding leucine--tRNA ligase has protein sequence MESFKSKVEELYSDFLREIREIERKWQREWYDKGMFNADPKPGKPKYFITVPYPYVSGSPHIGHSRTYTIGDIIARYKRARGFNVLFPIAWHITGTPIQSVADRIMKGDPDDIRLYSWYVSLYIDDPSKVKEVLGTFTNPWNIAQFFASVYIRDFMSMGYSMDFRRQFTTGDPDYNAFIIWQYYRLRETGYITQGSHVVLYSPDENQAVGEHDIKGGDEMTIDILEFNLVKFRLENSNEYLVAATLRPETIYGITNVWIHPSVGYVIAEVNGERWIISKPAAWKLSYQGYDVKLVGSIRGEELIGKYVITPLINRKVPVLPANFVDENTGTGVVYSVPAHAPYDYVALMDLKKDEKTLSEYGIKEIVESIEPISIIKLPNYGKYPAKDVVEKLGVKGQSDRERLDEATRIVYREEFYNGVMKENTLFPGLSVNEARERTIKALSEQGAWGRMYELEPRNVYTRSGNPVIAAVIKDQWFLNYGNPEWKAKAFKCLNSMRIIPEKYRKNFEDVFNWLSMRPCARKRGLGTRLPWDPDWIIESLSDSTIYMAYYTIAHKIRSSGLDKKLGEFAKRVISSKGNDKEALNAIMTFFNYIFLGEGDPGRVAEVFDVSKELIEDMRNEFDYWYPVDERHSGPDLISSHLSFFVFHHVAIFPEKYWPRSITFNEYVIREGMKMSRSLGNVLPLPYIPRKYSSDLARLYLASATDLDSTLDWREDDVTSVASRFSRFWDLTNDIIKEGRSLSNVNVKNSSLITQWLISKVNKAIRDSTIDMDNENIRGYTLKAFFDLLSSVEKYLEITGVINVSKDEVRWALWYVLERWVKLLQPVMPHIAEELWHRMGNETFVSLEPWPEYNEELINDELDIALDLVERTIEDIQEILRVTKITPKAVHLYVGPSSEYYKIVDEAIKLINEGKTMGETIRAIVNKPEYRRMADRVANLVSKVVDGTIPRKIVSREMELRVFKELSNYIKSRIGAEVIMQDAISPTYDPGNRARNSLPGRPAIYVETAEEGR, from the coding sequence ATGGAATCGTTTAAATCAAAGGTTGAAGAGCTGTATAGCGATTTTTTGAGGGAGATTAGGGAAATTGAGCGAAAATGGCAGAGGGAGTGGTATGATAAAGGAATGTTCAATGCTGATCCAAAGCCAGGTAAACCCAAGTACTTCATAACGGTGCCATACCCATACGTATCAGGTTCACCGCACATTGGTCACAGTAGAACATACACGATAGGCGACATAATAGCCAGGTATAAGAGAGCCAGGGGCTTCAATGTATTATTCCCAATTGCATGGCACATAACCGGGACACCAATACAGTCAGTGGCTGACAGAATAATGAAGGGTGACCCGGATGATATAAGGCTGTATTCCTGGTACGTGAGTTTATACATTGATGACCCAAGTAAGGTTAAGGAAGTACTAGGCACATTCACTAATCCCTGGAACATAGCCCAATTCTTCGCCTCAGTCTACATTAGGGACTTCATGTCCATGGGATACTCAATGGACTTCAGGAGGCAATTCACGACTGGTGATCCAGACTATAACGCATTCATTATTTGGCAGTACTACAGGTTAAGGGAGACTGGTTACATAACACAGGGAAGCCACGTAGTGCTCTACTCACCTGACGAGAACCAGGCGGTGGGTGAGCATGACATTAAGGGCGGTGACGAAATGACCATAGACATACTCGAGTTCAACCTCGTGAAGTTTAGACTGGAGAATTCCAATGAGTACCTAGTCGCGGCTACGCTAAGGCCCGAAACAATTTATGGGATCACAAACGTGTGGATTCATCCAAGTGTTGGGTATGTGATTGCTGAGGTTAATGGTGAGAGGTGGATAATTTCAAAGCCAGCGGCATGGAAATTAAGTTATCAGGGTTATGATGTTAAGTTGGTCGGTTCAATACGTGGTGAGGAGTTGATAGGTAAATACGTAATTACGCCGCTCATTAATAGAAAGGTTCCAGTATTACCTGCAAACTTTGTTGATGAGAACACAGGCACGGGGGTTGTCTATAGTGTACCCGCCCACGCGCCCTACGACTATGTAGCCCTAATGGACCTTAAGAAGGATGAGAAGACATTGAGTGAGTACGGCATTAAGGAAATCGTAGAGTCAATAGAGCCCATAAGCATCATTAAACTGCCCAATTATGGTAAGTACCCCGCCAAGGACGTGGTTGAGAAGCTCGGTGTTAAGGGTCAGAGCGATAGGGAGAGACTTGATGAGGCAACGAGGATTGTGTATAGGGAGGAGTTTTACAATGGTGTTATGAAGGAGAACACATTATTCCCTGGGCTTAGTGTTAATGAGGCTAGGGAGAGGACGATAAAGGCACTGAGCGAGCAGGGGGCGTGGGGTAGGATGTATGAGTTAGAGCCTAGGAATGTATATACGAGGAGTGGTAACCCAGTCATTGCGGCCGTGATTAAGGATCAGTGGTTCCTTAATTATGGAAACCCAGAGTGGAAGGCGAAAGCGTTTAAGTGCCTTAACTCCATGAGGATAATACCCGAGAAGTACAGGAAGAACTTTGAGGACGTATTTAATTGGTTATCCATGAGACCGTGCGCGAGGAAGAGGGGGCTCGGTACGAGACTGCCCTGGGATCCCGACTGGATAATAGAGTCCCTAAGTGACTCAACAATATACATGGCTTACTACACAATTGCCCATAAAATAAGGTCAAGTGGTCTTGACAAAAAGCTTGGGGAATTTGCTAAAAGGGTCATAAGCAGTAAGGGTAATGATAAGGAGGCCCTAAACGCAATAATGACCTTCTTTAATTACATATTCCTAGGTGAGGGCGATCCAGGTCGTGTTGCAGAGGTGTTTGATGTTAGTAAGGAGTTAATTGAGGACATGAGAAATGAGTTTGATTACTGGTACCCAGTGGATGAGAGACATAGTGGTCCTGATTTAATAAGTAGTCACCTGAGCTTCTTCGTGTTTCATCATGTTGCCATATTCCCAGAGAAGTATTGGCCAAGGTCAATAACCTTTAATGAGTACGTGATTAGGGAAGGCATGAAGATGAGTAGGTCATTAGGTAACGTACTTCCGTTACCCTATATACCAAGGAAGTACAGCAGTGACCTTGCGAGGCTTTACCTAGCCTCAGCCACAGACCTTGATTCAACACTTGATTGGAGGGAGGATGACGTGACCAGCGTCGCGAGTAGGTTCTCTAGGTTCTGGGATCTCACGAATGATATTATTAAGGAGGGAAGATCGTTAAGTAATGTCAATGTTAAGAATTCATCATTGATCACGCAGTGGCTAATTTCTAAGGTGAATAAGGCGATTCGTGACTCAACGATTGACATGGATAATGAGAACATTAGGGGTTACACTCTTAAGGCATTCTTTGACCTACTCTCGTCCGTTGAGAAGTACCTGGAAATTACGGGCGTTATTAATGTCAGTAAGGACGAGGTTAGATGGGCCTTGTGGTACGTCCTTGAGCGCTGGGTTAAGTTGTTACAGCCAGTGATGCCTCATATTGCTGAGGAGCTTTGGCATAGAATGGGTAATGAAACATTCGTATCCCTGGAACCCTGGCCTGAGTATAATGAGGAATTGATAAATGATGAACTGGACATAGCCTTAGACCTGGTTGAGAGGACTATAGAGGATATCCAGGAGATACTCAGGGTTACTAAAATAACGCCTAAAGCCGTGCATCTTTACGTAGGGCCATCAAGTGAGTATTACAAAATTGTTGATGAGGCTATTAAGCTCATTAATGAGGGTAAGACGATGGGCGAGACGATAAGGGCAATCGTCAATAAGCCTGAGTATAGACGTATGGCTGATAGGGTAGCTAACCTTGTTTCTAAGGTCGTTGATGGAACAATACCTAGGAAAATAGTTAGTAGAGAAATGGAACTAAGGGTCTTTAAGGAATTGAGCAACTACATTAAGTCCAGGATTGGCGCTGAGGTCATTATGCAAGACGCCATAAGCCCAACCTACGACCCTGGCAATAGGGCTAGAAATTCATTGCCAGGTAGGCCCGCCATTTATGTGGAGACTGCAGAAGAAGGTCGATAA
- a CDS encoding CBS domain-containing protein: MSFTVDKVIKREPLVISENARVKDAVNIMSRENVGILVIVNNAGKPIGVISERDVIKALARGKDLNAKVTEVGTVGNLITVGPKDSIYRAALLMNDHKIRHLVVMDGDKLRGVISIRDIISEERVISRLAELAEARSSEAEVSGAD, encoded by the coding sequence ATGAGCTTTACCGTTGACAAAGTAATAAAAAGGGAACCGCTCGTAATAAGTGAGAATGCCAGGGTTAAGGATGCAGTTAACATAATGAGTAGGGAGAATGTGGGTATATTAGTAATTGTTAATAATGCAGGTAAGCCAATTGGTGTTATTTCTGAGAGAGACGTAATAAAGGCGTTGGCCCGTGGCAAGGACCTTAATGCTAAGGTAACCGAGGTTGGTACTGTAGGGAATTTAATAACAGTGGGTCCCAAGGACAGCATTTATAGGGCTGCCCTGCTAATGAATGACCATAAGATAAGGCATCTAGTGGTTATGGATGGTGATAAATTACGCGGTGTCATCTCCATTAGGGACATAATTAGTGAGGAGAGGGTTATTTCGAGACTAGCCGAACTCGCCGAAGCCAGGTCCTCTGAAGCCGAAGTTAGCGGTGCTGATTAA
- the pyk gene encoding pyruvate kinase, with translation MVVGKVKIVATIGPTSEKTEVLKELIKYVDGIRINFSHGNTEEWKSRILNARELRSDIAVLGDLRGPGVRTGSMKPLTLNTGDSVEFRLAEEAVGNFVPIPNPSFFRVITIDDIIVMNDGRLRLRVDRVSGNNAVLTALTAGIIAQEKAVVIKGKDYPLPILDDYDREVLKFAVEVGMDYVGVSHVRSSDDIEEVRTELRRLGGDWIKLVAKIEGPDAVRNMKDVVCSSDYVMVARGDLGMHFDLEEIPRIQTAIIKEAQKCGRPVMVATQLLESMIEQPVPTRAEVVDITNAVTEGVDSLLLTGETAVGKYPVEAVQWLRRVASEYEDEVHVERDVMANITDRLALGIVQLAEDIGAKIVIYSRGGRFVEAISRYRPRVPTYVGVSDERIMRRLRLYWGVEPILIGNIREYDEGERETLNQLIRGGLIAKGDLVLLTHGVIDTYNDYSIRILRV, from the coding sequence GTGGTTGTGGGTAAAGTAAAGATTGTGGCGACCATAGGACCGACCTCGGAAAAAACAGAGGTGTTAAAGGAGCTCATTAAGTATGTTGATGGAATAAGGATAAACTTCTCCCACGGTAATACCGAGGAGTGGAAGTCCAGGATATTAAACGCCAGGGAACTTAGGAGTGATATCGCCGTACTTGGTGATTTAAGAGGCCCTGGAGTTAGAACAGGAAGCATGAAACCCCTAACACTCAATACTGGCGACTCTGTGGAATTCAGACTCGCTGAGGAGGCAGTTGGGAATTTCGTGCCAATACCTAATCCATCATTCTTTAGGGTTATAACGATTGATGATATTATCGTGATGAATGACGGCAGATTAAGACTGCGTGTTGATAGGGTTTCGGGAAATAATGCGGTTCTCACGGCATTAACTGCTGGGATTATTGCCCAGGAGAAGGCCGTGGTTATTAAGGGTAAGGATTACCCATTACCAATACTTGATGATTATGATAGAGAGGTCCTTAAGTTCGCTGTGGAGGTTGGGATGGACTACGTGGGTGTGAGCCACGTTAGGAGTTCTGACGATATTGAGGAAGTTAGGACCGAGTTGAGGAGGCTTGGTGGTGATTGGATAAAGCTTGTGGCTAAGATTGAGGGTCCCGACGCTGTTAGGAACATGAAGGATGTTGTTTGCTCGAGTGATTATGTGATGGTGGCCAGGGGTGACCTAGGTATGCACTTTGACCTTGAGGAAATACCCAGGATACAGACGGCAATAATTAAGGAGGCCCAAAAATGCGGTAGACCTGTGATGGTAGCAACACAGTTATTGGAGTCAATGATTGAGCAACCAGTGCCGACTAGGGCTGAGGTTGTGGATATAACGAATGCGGTCACGGAGGGCGTTGATTCATTATTATTAACTGGCGAGACCGCCGTTGGTAAATACCCTGTTGAGGCTGTGCAATGGTTGAGGAGGGTTGCCAGTGAGTATGAGGATGAGGTCCATGTCGAGAGGGATGTGATGGCGAATATAACCGATAGGCTCGCCCTGGGCATCGTTCAGTTGGCTGAGGATATTGGTGCAAAGATAGTCATTTACTCGAGGGGTGGTAGATTCGTCGAGGCCATTTCTAGGTATAGGCCTAGGGTGCCTACCTACGTTGGTGTCAGTGATGAGAGAATAATGAGGAGGTTAAGGCTTTATTGGGGTGTGGAGCCTATACTAATTGGGAATATTAGGGAATACGATGAGGGCGAGAGGGAGACACTGAATCAGTTAATAAGGGGTGGCTTGATTGCTAAGGGTGACCTTGTCCTTCTGACACATGGGGTTATAGACACATACAATGACTATAGTATAAGGATACTCAGAGTCTAA
- a CDS encoding translation initiation factor IF-2 subunit gamma, translating into MSKYIYPDAIIATAGHVDHGKTTLVHALSGVWVARYSEEIKRAMTVKLGYITIGLYECPSMDSEFRIISDGLLKDGKCPNGDEPALKRKVSILDVPGHEVLISTMISGISYIDAALLVIDASMPVPQPQTEEHFTALTIMGLNKLIVVQNKLDLVNKEQALENYKQIKQFLGNTWAKNSPVIPISSLHKVNIEVISTLIDKLVPPREASGGDFRMFVLRSFNVNKPGTSPDKLVGGVLGGTVIKGSAKVNDEIEIRPGLKLGNKYEPIITRIVSIAIGNERIEEARPGGLVGIGTELDPALTKADSLVGSVVGKPGTLPPVWSELTLEFHRIEKPGDQALRDVTFKPRDIVMVHVGSAAVMGIVKGFHGGKLDITLRKAVSTEQNSKVVITKQVNNRWRIVGYGILKDGNTVLE; encoded by the coding sequence ATGAGTAAATACATCTACCCGGATGCCATTATTGCGACTGCTGGTCATGTGGATCACGGTAAGACAACACTGGTACATGCGCTTAGTGGCGTTTGGGTTGCTAGGTATAGTGAGGAGATTAAGAGGGCCATGACTGTTAAGCTTGGCTACATAACAATTGGCCTTTATGAGTGCCCATCAATGGATAGTGAGTTTAGGATAATTAGTGATGGTTTGCTTAAGGATGGTAAGTGCCCTAATGGTGATGAACCTGCACTTAAGAGGAAGGTGTCAATACTTGATGTGCCTGGCCACGAAGTCCTAATAAGCACCATGATATCCGGTATTTCCTACATCGATGCCGCTCTCCTAGTGATTGACGCATCAATGCCAGTACCTCAGCCACAGACTGAGGAGCACTTCACGGCATTGACGATAATGGGCCTTAACAAATTAATTGTCGTTCAGAACAAGCTCGACCTAGTGAACAAAGAGCAGGCGCTTGAGAATTATAAGCAAATTAAGCAGTTTCTTGGTAATACGTGGGCCAAGAACTCGCCGGTAATACCCATATCCTCACTACATAAGGTCAATATAGAGGTCATATCCACATTAATCGATAAGCTAGTACCACCTAGGGAGGCCTCTGGTGGTGATTTCAGGATGTTTGTCCTTAGGAGCTTCAACGTTAATAAGCCAGGCACTTCACCAGATAAGTTGGTTGGTGGTGTGCTTGGTGGTACGGTTATTAAGGGCTCAGCAAAGGTAAATGATGAAATCGAGATAAGACCAGGCCTTAAATTGGGTAATAAGTATGAACCGATAATCACAAGGATCGTTAGCATAGCAATCGGTAATGAACGTATTGAGGAGGCTAGACCAGGTGGCTTAGTGGGTATTGGTACAGAGCTTGATCCGGCGTTAACGAAGGCTGACTCTCTCGTTGGTAGTGTTGTTGGTAAGCCTGGCACATTACCACCTGTATGGAGTGAGTTAACCCTTGAGTTTCATAGGATTGAGAAACCTGGTGATCAAGCGTTAAGGGATGTGACGTTTAAGCCCAGGGATATTGTAATGGTGCATGTGGGTTCAGCAGCAGTGATGGGTATTGTGAAGGGATTCCATGGTGGTAAGCTCGATATAACGTTGAGGAAGGCGGTCTCTACAGAGCAGAATTCCAAGGTGGTCATTACTAAGCAGGTTAATAATAGATGGAGGATTGTTGGTTATGGAATACTTAAGGATGGTAATACGGTCCTTGAGTGA
- a CDS encoding PIN domain-containing protein, protein MDFKIECAVFDTSALLLMFTEGVRAIDQVLKIINTLVIPVIPYPVFNELVKLSRGRPRTARASSNALNYVINNFSIAKAYGSPDDSVIEVSRAYGCVAVTCDMKLLRRLRNAGVRTIYLRASSGRLEADFE, encoded by the coding sequence ATGGATTTTAAAATAGAGTGTGCAGTCTTTGACACCAGTGCGTTATTACTTATGTTTACTGAGGGTGTGCGAGCAATTGACCAGGTCCTTAAAATTATCAATACACTAGTAATACCGGTAATACCATACCCAGTATTTAATGAGTTGGTAAAGTTGAGTAGGGGTAGGCCTAGGACAGCTAGGGCGTCAAGTAACGCCCTTAATTACGTTATTAATAACTTCTCAATTGCTAAGGCTTATGGCTCACCAGATGATTCTGTAATCGAGGTGTCTAGGGCGTATGGTTGTGTTGCCGTGACATGCGACATGAAGTTACTAAGGAGGCTGAGAAATGCGGGTGTTAGAACGATTTATTTAAGGGCGAGTTCAGGTAGATTAGAGGCTGATTTTGAGTAA